GTCGTATTCGTAGAAATAGTCGTAGTAACCTTCGGAGTCTTTTTCTCCGGCATCTATTTTGTGTTCTTTGGTTACTTTCATTTTCTACCTAACGTGAAATCCATAGGCGTAGGTCAGCGCGGAGCGCTGGCCGAAGTTCTATGGGATGACTGGTTAGACATTGTTTAATTTCATTTTCACCTCCGAGAGAAACTCGTCTAAATCGCCCTCTATGAGTTCTCGATTCCTAGGGATGACATGTGCGGTTGCTTGCGTGACGTAGAGAAGGCAGAGGCTCTTAGATTCTTTCAATCCTTTCATTCCTTCCCATTTATTGAGTGTTTTATTCACCTCGGTTACTTCTTCGATTCCATCATCTAGAATGGTTAATTCGTGCTCTCCAACCAAGCCAGTGCTCTTTCGAGTGAAGACCGAGAGCAGTACGTAGAAGACAGAAAAACAGCCTCCTATGGATAGGGCGATAGTGGCTTGAATTAGAGCAAAGAGAAATTTCGTGAAGATCGTTGCTTCGGCTACTGCAGAACTGTTGAAGGACAGAGAAGCTATTGCCATCCAGAGTATGCCGAAAAACGTTACGGCGAAATTGTTGTGCGCTAGCATCCACAACTGACCTTTGATTAGGTCTGCTCTGGTGTTATTGTATCTGATTTTCATTTTCGTCTAACGTGAAAGCCATACGCGGAGATCAGCGCGGAGCGCTGGTCGGAGTTGTATGGGCTGACTGGTTCAGCTTATTTTTAATTTCGAAAGGATCCGTCACTGTCTTGTGGTGCTCAACGAAATCCAATTGTTCATCGTCGTATGAGTACACTGAATACTCGAATCGAAAATCTTCGTAACTTGCTAGGAATGCATCGAGCCTGTCAGTGAAGAGGTTTAAGTCCAGAACGACGAGAAAGGTTACTGAGTTGGATTCTTCGTTGGAACCGTATTCTGGATAGTGATCGTTGGTCAGGATGTTTTCCTGTACAATCGAATCTTTCGGATCGTGCGTCGGCTTGGCGGCAACGTAGATCGTATCGAATGGAAGGCCGAATCCGCATGGGCGTGAAACCTTAGGTTCGATCCGAATCCAGTCTTGGTAACCTTTGAGTTTCCCGTACAACGCTCCCGGCCCGAAATACGTGTGATGAATCTGATCCGGTGATGGACGAAGTGAGAGAAACTGTAGCTCTTCGGAAATGTTCCAGTGGTTTAGCGTGAGGACTACTTTCCCAGCTTCAAGACTGCTGAATTCTGCTTTTGATCGTTCGTTTGCTGATATTGCTAACGATGCCGATGCTAGGGCAGCTAGGAACGTGATGATTCTAATCATATTTTTCTGCTGAACGTGAAGCTGATACGCGAGGGCCTAGGTTGATGGTTGTGAAAGAGCAGGGGAAGATACGTCCTTGCTGCCTCCACAACTCGGGCGCTTGGCCCGAGTTGTATCGAGCGCCTTGTTCTGACTCTCTTTCATTATTCGTTGGTTCCTCTCGCTTCTTCTTTTGATTCGATCTCTTCGCCGGGGACAAATAGCCAGAAGCCAACCGTTGCGAGAGCTATGCTAACAATGAGCCCGATTCCAGCTCTGGTCATGTCTCCATCATTATACGGGCTAACGACGAGAAAGTAGGTTAATCCGCCAGCAACGCCTCCTGCTAGTGTGGACTTCCCTTGGTTCATCTTGTATTTGGTTCCACATGACGGACACTTTAGCGGTGACCATTTCGAGACCGCGAGTGACTTGAACGGTCCAATCTTCGCTGAACACTTGGGGCAAATTTTCATGCTATTTTTTTTCAGAACGCTGAAGCCATACGCGGAGGTCATCGCGGAGCGATGGCCGGAGTTGTATGAGCTGACTTGTTGGCATTTCTATCTTTCTCGATTTCTTTGAATATTAGTTCGGTATCTAACATGGAAAAAGTAGATTGAGGTTCCCTTTTATTCTTCTTCCCAATGTAGGCAGCGGACGTAATGCCACAGAGATACCCTCGTTCGTCTATTAGGGGAGAACCGCTGTCGCCTTCGAGTAAAGGTATCGAAGTTAGTATCTGGTGAGCTTCTTTTTTGTGTCTTCGTAGCCCAATGTATTTGCCGGCTGCCCTCATGTGAAACCAGCTACCTGCGAATACCGAGTCCCCTGTTTTTAATGGGGAGCTTCTTATCTGAAGGAATCGCTCGGTAGCTAGATCAGCCTTCAGTATCGTTATGTCGGCCTTTCTGTTTTCGTAAACGATTCTGCATCTCACTGTTTTCGTAGTTAGATCTTCATCCGAAGTACGGTATGAAATCCAAACATTGTCATATTTCG
The window above is part of the Pelagicoccus sp. SDUM812003 genome. Proteins encoded here:
- a CDS encoding serine protease, giving the protein MKQLVLAALLSFPMLALSDVHNTHIDQLDSLSYSGVPLIEVPHAKYSDQMTPSEYLIFYSGAVVSIGRKDIVPKATIAVELMPTEPSTLTAKIVMSSEEDKTDYTHGMKIFIKKATCGGAAPITPDGYFLTAWHVTKYDNVWISYRTSDEDLTTKTVRCRIVYENRKADITILKADLATERFLQIRSSPLKTGDSVFAGSWFHMRAAGKYIGLRRHKKEAHQILTSIPLLEGDSGSPLIDERGYLCGITSAAYIGKKNKREPQSTFSMLDTELIFKEIEKDRNANKSAHTTPAIAPR
- a CDS encoding YcxB family protein — translated: MKIRYNNTRADLIKGQLWMLAHNNFAVTFFGILWMAIASLSFNSSAVAEATIFTKFLFALIQATIALSIGGCFSVFYVLLSVFTRKSTGLVGEHELTILDDGIEEVTEVNKTLNKWEGMKGLKESKSLCLLYVTQATAHVIPRNRELIEGDLDEFLSEVKMKLNNV